TTTTCTTCAGGAACTTGATTAATTTAATCTTCACAGACACGGTCCCAGGTGGATGCTGTTCCTCTTTAACTTAATCTTTGTCATTTCGGAGTAGTATAATATATGCTTAATCTATGGTAGGAATAAAGGTTGTTAAAACCTTAATCCTAACTCAAGGCACCAATGTCCCTTGAGGACCATCAAGACAGAGTATTCGGCGCAACCAATACATTGGGGAACCCAAAAGTTTAATAGAACATCAAAAGttatgcataattttttttatcaatttctATAGATTGGTTTAAGGCAAAATTGAGCTCAAATGCACAAGGATTTATACAGTCCAGAGCTATTCCATTTAATTCAGAATATATCTTATCACTTTCTGCGAATTTGCAGAAAAATGATAAGAGTAGGCTACCTGTAGAGCTATCATAAGATTGTACTGTACGCAAATTTgcaataaattaataaaaagaggTTATTGATTGGCACAAATTCCAAGGCAACGTAGCAATCTTAACATGGCGAATAGTATTGAGTACTAATACAGCAAACATGTTCTCTTGCAAAAAGCAAGGAATAAAGAATATTTATGTCCTTATTGATGGTTAGGCACCAAAGGACAATTGTTCAGGCTCTCAATTCTTATTTAATCCTTAATTACCTCACCTAGTTTCAATCCACATCTGCCCCTTTTCCTCCTTCCCCTTTAGCTTTCTCTGGTGCATTTTCGGAGTTGATCAGTTCTGATCTTGAGGACTAATGGAGGTCCATTCATGGTTTGAAACCAGCCTGCCTGTTTTACCAAAACCAGAATCATTAACATCCTCAAGAACTTCATCTTCTGGCTCAATCACAATACCTGATCGAATGCAATATTCATCGGCAATTTATGAGGAAACGAGTTTCAGTAGTCTTCAATCAGATGTCTCTCAAGACTCATCTCACAATTCTCACCAAAAAATGATAAACAGCCCTTCAGTAACTCACTCATGCACTGGCAATTTTCAAACGTTAACCCCACAAATAAGCTTTCTTGCAGTGCATGGCAACACCCTTTATGCTGCTTCGTTGAATGAAATCAATGTCTTCGATTTAACGAATTATTGTCTTGTTGACAACTTGAGCTGTTCAGGCATGGCTAAATCAATTGCATTCGTCGAAAACAAGATCTTCACTTCTCATCAAGATTGCAAGATCAGAGTATGGCAAATTGCATCATCATCAAAAAAGCATCAACTAATCTCAACACTGCCTACTGTTAAAGATCGCCTGAGGCGTTGTGTTTTGCCAAAGAATTATGTTCAAGTTAGGCGGCACAAGCAAAAGCTTTGGATTGAACATGCAGACACCATATCAGGTTTAGCAGTGAATGATGGATTAATCTACTCGGTTTCTTGGGATAAAAGCTTTAAGATATGGAGAATATCAGACTTGAGTTGTTTAGAATCGGTTAAGGCGCATTCGGACGCCATTAACGCCATTGTTGTTTGTGCAAATGGATTAATCTACACCGCATCAAGTGATGGAACTATCAAAATTTGGCAGAGAAATGATGATGGGGGAAAGAAGCATAAGCTGGTAACCACTTTAGACAAGCACAAGGCGGGGATTAATGCATTGGCTATAAACGAAGATGGATCAGTCTTGTTTTCAGGAGGTTTTGATGAGAATATTTTGGTGTGGAAGAAGGATTATATTGCAGATGATCACATGGTGCTTTCACATTCATTGAAAGGGCATACAGGCGCTATACTTTGCTTGACTATTGTGGATGATTTGCTAATCAGTGGATCATCTGACAGAACAGTGAGGATTTGGAAACGCAGTAGAGAATATGGATACTGTTGCATTCGTGTTCTTGAAGGACATTTGAAACCAATCAAGGCACTTGTTGCAATTTCAGGTAGGAATGGAGATGGTGTTATTTCAATATTTAGTGGAAGCCTAGACGGACAAATCAAAGTCTGGAAAGTTACTACAAATTCCACAAGTTGCACATCTCCTTAAGTATTCATGAGGTCATTAATAGTAGCATCTCATATGTGGATTCATGGATTGTGCCCATTAATGTTCATCAAGCTGAGCATTCTTCAAGATTTTCATTGATGTATGAAAACTTGTAATCCACACAAGAAATTTATGGAAGTATTATTATAATTCTTTTATTAACGATTTAAATTTGTATACATAGTCTCAATTTGCAAAGTAACTTTGTTTGAAAATCGTGCCCTAATACATTCTGACTTGTATTAAAGttagaggaggaggaggaggacgagaaggaggaggagaggaGGGGGAAGGGGGGATGGTTCTTTGCTAATCATACCTCCTTCCTTGGACATTCCTTCCCCCTTCGTAATCATAATTAAAGTTAGCAAGAAACACACTAAGAGTTAATGTGATTCACCtcaattttaaaatataatatacaAGACTTTTCTGTAGAAACAATTGACTCTCTTGTAGTGGaagattttcaaataattgaatATGGACAATCTTTTTTCTTGAAGAACAGgaaagtaataattttttttaaaagaagaCATGAATGGTATCGAACTAAGCAATAAAATCAATTGTATGGGATTAATTTTTACAGGTGGGTCAATGTCAAACACGTTTTGTGCTGTGCCTTTGTAGACTTTGATAGGAGCAATGAAAATACAAGAACATGATGATTGTTGAGTTGTTGGAGTTGAAGGTTTTacaattcaataatttcagCCTATCTTCCTGTTTGCAGATAAAGGTAGCAAGAGACAACAATATAAAACTGAAATTGCTTTTCTACCAATTCTAATATAACCAAATGCTATCAGAAAAGGGCCATCCCTGCCTTTGGGTTCATACCATTACCTTGTCAATCATTCACAGGACAATGTTGGAATGCACTTTTGAGAAGTTTGACGCCAATTtgaaaaactcaaccaaaactATGATAACCTGCAGACGGTCCAAACCAGTTGAGGCTCGAAATGGGAAAAACATGTCTCTCTGcgtacacttggaaaaattaaactaatacTAATACAGATTCGATTAGATTTTTTGTACTATCAAATGATCCTTCTATGCATATGATACGCATTTAAACACGCTTGTGTGATACTTTAAGCCGACAATAAAGGAAGCCGTAATCCAAGCAAGTTTAACATTTGGTTTTGCAGAAGATATATCTTTTTGAGTCCTCCTCGTTGTCAGGTTCAGGGTTTGAATTCTGTTCCTAACAGTTGAATGTAGGAAGGACATGGAGAGAAATGGAaagataaattttatatatatatatatatatattgacagtgtatacataATTGCGATTGGATGTATGATACATGAgtaaattttagattttaaatttgaattcaaatgaGTTGTCGTCGTCCAATGGTGATCATGTATGTACTgttaatatatataagattaattatatatatatatatatacatacacacacagtAGCTCTCTCTCAAGATTTCCGACAGAGCATAAAAAAATACTAATGTACCAAAAGAAGCCTTGCACACTTGCCACCCATCCACACAGCTTTTCAATCAAACAGAAATTAGATTCCAAGTTAGTAGGAGTAAGTCATAGGGGCATTTCACATGGATTACTTTAAAATTATTGAGAGATTATTTTAATTAAAGTAAGCAGCAAGGTTTAACCAATGTTTAAGGCAAAAAAGGTGTAATTAATGTTTATAATTCTTTCCATAATTCTAGAACCACTTTTACGCAAGTGCTTACGTAGTTTGAGAATGCGATTCATCTATATACTTACTAGTACTTACAGGAGTTAATACACTGTTCAAATATATTTATCCTCGTAAACCTTTAGAAAATCACCAGAATTAGTGCCCACGATGAATTATATAGATTCATGATTTTGTCTTCTAATTGGCCGGTAAAAATGGGCTTCTTAACTTTGACTTCACAAACGTAGATTGTTTGACAAAACTTAATAAATTAAAGTATAGGGTCAATTTTAGCTCATTAGTACCTTATAGTATAAAACAATCTTATTAGAAAACGTAGATTGTTTTATACTATAAGGTACTAATTTGAATCCCTCTACTAAAACAATCTTATTCTTTTATGGGTACTAAGTAGATCTTTTCATTTCTAAATAACTACCAAGATTCATTAGCCAATATTGGTTTGAGCAACTTATTAGAAATTGTCAGTATGAGATAATAATTAAGTGCTACAATTAATAGTTTATTGTGTAAATTGCAAATGAGTGGTAATCTAGGAATGCAAATTACAATTAACTCTAGATTATATATATCTACAAACACAGCAAAATGATACCCATTTTGATGCAActttat
This portion of the Coffea eugenioides isolate CCC68of chromosome 11, Ceug_1.0, whole genome shotgun sequence genome encodes:
- the LOC113754463 gene encoding protein JINGUBANG-like — translated: MEVHSWFETSLPVLPKPESLTSSRTSSSGSITIPDRMQYSSAIYEETSFSSLQSDVSQDSSHNSHQKMINSPSVTHSCTGNFQTLTPQISFLAVHGNTLYAASLNEINVFDLTNYCLVDNLSCSGMAKSIAFVENKIFTSHQDCKIRVWQIASSSKKHQLISTLPTVKDRLRRCVLPKNYVQVRRHKQKLWIEHADTISGLAVNDGLIYSVSWDKSFKIWRISDLSCLESVKAHSDAINAIVVCANGLIYTASSDGTIKIWQRNDDGGKKHKLVTTLDKHKAGINALAINEDGSVLFSGGFDENILVWKKDYIADDHMVLSHSLKGHTGAILCLTIVDDLLISGSSDRTVRIWKRSREYGYCCIRVLEGHLKPIKALVAISGRNGDGVISIFSGSLDGQIKVWKVTTNSTSCTSP